From Ictidomys tridecemlineatus isolate mIctTri1 chromosome 2, mIctTri1.hap1, whole genome shotgun sequence, the proteins below share one genomic window:
- the Kdm2b gene encoding lysine-specific demethylase 2B isoform X14 translates to MAMSVSAEDDDYESEPDQNRAVGRPKGKLGPASAVKLAANRTTAGARRRRTRCRKCEACLRTECGECHFCKDMKKFGGPGRMKQSCIMRQCIAPVLPHTAVCLVCGEAGKEDTVEEEEGKFNLMLMECSICNEIIHPGCLKIKESEGVVNDELPNCWECPKCNHAGKTGKQKRGPGFKYASNLPGSLLKEQKMNRDNKEGPEPVKRRSECEEAPRRRSEEHPKKVPPDGILRRKSDDVHLRRKRKYEKPQELSGRKRASTLQTSPGSSSHLSPRPPLGSSLSPWWRSSLTYFQQQLKPGKEDKLFRKKRRSWKNSEDRMANKPLRRFKQEPEDDLPEAPPKTRESDHSRSSSPTAGPSNEGAEGPEEKKKVKMRRKRRLPNKELSKELSKELNHEIQKTESSLAHENHQPIKSEPESENEEPKRPLGLCERPHRFSKGLNGTPRELRHPLGPSLRSPPRVISRPPPSVSPPKCIQMERHVIRPPPISPPPDSLPLDDGAAHVMHREVWMAVFSYLSHQDLCVCMRVCRTWNRWCCDKRLWTRIDLNHCKSITPLMLSGIIRRQPVSLDLSWTNISKKQLSWLINRLPGLRDLVLSGCSWIAVSALCSSSCPLLRTLDVQWVEGLKDAQMRDLLSPPTDNRPGQMDNRSKLRNIVELRLAGLDITDVSLRLIIRHMPLLSKLHLSYCNHVTDQSINLLTAVGTTTRDSLTEINLSDCNKVTDQCLSFFKRCGNICHIDLRYCKQVTKEGCEQFIAEMSVSVQFGQVEEKLLQKLS, encoded by the exons AACCGGGCGGTGGGTCGGCCCAAGGGCAAGCTGGGCCCAGCCTCCGCGGTGAAATTGGCAGCCAACAGGACCACAGCAGGAGCTCGCAGGCGCCGGACGCGATGCCGCAAGTGCGAGGCCTGCCTGCGGACCGAGTGCGGAGAGTGCCACTTCTGCAAGGACATGAAGAAGTTCGGGGGCCCCGGGCGGATGAAGCAGAGCTGCATCATGCGGCAGTGCATCGCG CCAGTGCTGCCCCACACTGCTGTGTGTCTTGTGTGTGGCGAGGCGGGGAAGGAGGACAcagtggaagaggaagagggcaagtTTAACCTCATGCTCATGGAGTGCTCCATCTGCAATGAGATCATCCACCCTGGATGCCTTAAG ATTAAGGAGTCAGAGGGTGTGGTCAACGACGaacttccaaactgctgggagtGTCCCAAGTGTAACCATGCCGGCAAGACCGGGAAA CAAAAGCGTGGCCCTGGCTTTAAATATGCCTCCAACCTGCCTGGCTCCCTGCTCAAGGAGCAGAAGATGAACCGGGACAACAAGGAAGGACCAGAGCCTGTCAAGCGGAGGAGTGAGTGTGAAGAGGCTCCCCGGCGTAGGTCAGAGGAGCACCCCAAGAAGGTGCCCCCTGATGGCATCCTGCGCCGAAAATCTGACGATGTACACctaaggaggaagaggaaatatgAGAAGCCCCAAGAGCTGAGTGGACGCAAACGA GCCTCGACGCTTCAAACGTCCCCCGGTTCCTCCTCTCACCTCTCGCCGAGGCCCCCTCTAGGCAGCAGCCTCAGCCCTTGGTGGAGATCCAGTCTCACTTACTTCCAGCAGCAG CTAAAACCTGGCAAAGAAGAtaaacttttcaggaaaaag CGGAGATCCTGGAAAAACTCAGAGGACCGGATGGCCAATAAGCCCCTCCGGCGCTTCAAGCAGGAACCAGAGGATGATCTGCCTGAGGCGCCCCCCAAGACCAGGGAGAGTGACCACTCACGCTCCAGCTCGCCCACGGCTGGGCCTAGCAATGAGGGGGCTGAGGGcccagaggagaagaaaaaggtgaAGATGCGCCGGAAACGGCGGCTTCCCAACAAGGAGCTGAGCAAGGAGCTGAGCAAGGAGCTCAACCATGAGATCCAAAAGACAGAGAGCAGCCTGGCCCATGAGAACCACCAGCCCATCAAGTCAGAACCTGAGAGTGAGAACGAGGAACCCAAGCGGCCCCTGGGCCTCTGTGAGCGCCCCCACCGCTTCAGCAAGGGGCTCAATGGCACCCCACGGGAATTGAGGCACCCATTGGGGCCCAGCCTGCGCAGCCCACCCCGAGTCATCTCCCGGCCCCCACCCTCTGTGTCCCCGCCCAAATGCATCCAGATGGAGCGCCACGTGATCCGGCCACCCCCTATCAGCCCCCCACCCGACTCGCTGCCCCTGGATGATGGGGCAGCCCATGTCATGCACAGGGAGGTGTGGATGGCCGTCTTCAGCTACCTCAGCCACCAAGACCTGTGTGTCTGCATGCGGGTCTGCAGGACCTGGAACCGCTG GTGCTGCGATAAGCGGTTATGGACCCGCATCGACTTGAACCACTGCAAGTCCATCACGCCCCTGATGCTAAGCGGCATCATCCGGCGACAGCCTGTCTCCCTCGACCTCAGCTGGACCAATATCTCCAAGAAGCAGCTGAGCTGGCTCATCAACCGGTTGCCTG GGCTCCGAGACTTGGTGCTGTCGGGCTGCTCGTGGATCGCAGTCTCAGCCCTCTGTAGCTCCAGTTGTCCATTGCTCCGGACTCTGGATGTCCAGTGGGTAGAAGGACTAAAGGATGCCCAGATGCGGGATCTCCTGTCTCCACCTACAGATAATAGGCCAG GTCAGATGGACAATCGGAGTAAGCTCCGGAACATCGTGGAGCTGCGCCTGGCAGGGCTGGACATCACAGATGTCTCCCTGCGGCTCATCATCCGCCACATGCCCCTGCTCTCCAAACTCCACCTTAGTTATTGTAACCACGTCACCGACCAGTCCATCAACTTGCTTACTGCTGTCGGCACCACCACCCGAGACTCTCTAACTGAGATCAACCTGTCAG ACTGCAATAAGGTCACTGATCAGTGCCTGTCCTTCTTCAAACGCTGTGGAAATATCTGTCATATTGACCTGAGGTACTGCAAGCAAGTCACCAAGGAAGGCTGTGAGCAGTTCATAGCTGAAATGTCTGTGAGTGTCCAGTTTGGGCAAGTGGAAGAAAAACTCCTGCAAAAACTGAGTTAG
- the Kdm2b gene encoding lysine-specific demethylase 2B isoform X15: MAMSVSAEDDDYESEPDQNRAVGRPKGKLGPASAVKLAANRTTAGARRRRTRCRKCEACLRTECGECHFCKDMKKFGGPGRMKQSCIMRQCIAPVLPHTAVCLVCGEAGKEDTVEEEEGKFNLMLMECSICNEIIHPGCLKIKESEGVVNDELPNCWECPKCNHAGKTGKQKRGPGFKYASNLPGSLLKEQKMNRDNKEGPEPVKRRSECEEAPRRRSEEHPKKVPPDGILRRKSDDVHLRRKRKYEKPQELSGRKRLKPGKEDKLFRKKRRSWKNSEDRMANKPLRRFKQEPEDDLPEAPPKTRESDHSRSSSPTAGPSNEGAEGPEEKKKVKMRRKRRLPNKELSKELSKELNHEIQKTESSLAHENHQPIKSEPESENEEPKRPLGLCERPHRFSKGLNGTPRELRHPLGPSLRSPPRVISRPPPSVSPPKCIQMERHVIRPPPISPPPDSLPLDDGAAHVMHREVWMAVFSYLSHQDLCVCMRVCRTWNRWCCDKRLWTRIDLNHCKSITPLMLSGIIRRQPVSLDLSWTNISKKQLSWLINRLPGLRDLVLSGCSWIAVSALCSSSCPLLRTLDVQWVEGLKDAQMRDLLSPPTDNRPGQMDNRSKLRNIVELRLAGLDITDVSLRLIIRHMPLLSKLHLSYCNHVTDQSINLLTAVGTTTRDSLTEINLSDCNKVTDQCLSFFKRCGNICHIDLRYCKQVTKEGCEQFIAEMSVSVQFGQVEEKLLQKLS; encoded by the exons AACCGGGCGGTGGGTCGGCCCAAGGGCAAGCTGGGCCCAGCCTCCGCGGTGAAATTGGCAGCCAACAGGACCACAGCAGGAGCTCGCAGGCGCCGGACGCGATGCCGCAAGTGCGAGGCCTGCCTGCGGACCGAGTGCGGAGAGTGCCACTTCTGCAAGGACATGAAGAAGTTCGGGGGCCCCGGGCGGATGAAGCAGAGCTGCATCATGCGGCAGTGCATCGCG CCAGTGCTGCCCCACACTGCTGTGTGTCTTGTGTGTGGCGAGGCGGGGAAGGAGGACAcagtggaagaggaagagggcaagtTTAACCTCATGCTCATGGAGTGCTCCATCTGCAATGAGATCATCCACCCTGGATGCCTTAAG ATTAAGGAGTCAGAGGGTGTGGTCAACGACGaacttccaaactgctgggagtGTCCCAAGTGTAACCATGCCGGCAAGACCGGGAAA CAAAAGCGTGGCCCTGGCTTTAAATATGCCTCCAACCTGCCTGGCTCCCTGCTCAAGGAGCAGAAGATGAACCGGGACAACAAGGAAGGACCAGAGCCTGTCAAGCGGAGGAGTGAGTGTGAAGAGGCTCCCCGGCGTAGGTCAGAGGAGCACCCCAAGAAGGTGCCCCCTGATGGCATCCTGCGCCGAAAATCTGACGATGTACACctaaggaggaagaggaaatatgAGAAGCCCCAAGAGCTGAGTGGACGCAAACGA CTAAAACCTGGCAAAGAAGAtaaacttttcaggaaaaag CGGAGATCCTGGAAAAACTCAGAGGACCGGATGGCCAATAAGCCCCTCCGGCGCTTCAAGCAGGAACCAGAGGATGATCTGCCTGAGGCGCCCCCCAAGACCAGGGAGAGTGACCACTCACGCTCCAGCTCGCCCACGGCTGGGCCTAGCAATGAGGGGGCTGAGGGcccagaggagaagaaaaaggtgaAGATGCGCCGGAAACGGCGGCTTCCCAACAAGGAGCTGAGCAAGGAGCTGAGCAAGGAGCTCAACCATGAGATCCAAAAGACAGAGAGCAGCCTGGCCCATGAGAACCACCAGCCCATCAAGTCAGAACCTGAGAGTGAGAACGAGGAACCCAAGCGGCCCCTGGGCCTCTGTGAGCGCCCCCACCGCTTCAGCAAGGGGCTCAATGGCACCCCACGGGAATTGAGGCACCCATTGGGGCCCAGCCTGCGCAGCCCACCCCGAGTCATCTCCCGGCCCCCACCCTCTGTGTCCCCGCCCAAATGCATCCAGATGGAGCGCCACGTGATCCGGCCACCCCCTATCAGCCCCCCACCCGACTCGCTGCCCCTGGATGATGGGGCAGCCCATGTCATGCACAGGGAGGTGTGGATGGCCGTCTTCAGCTACCTCAGCCACCAAGACCTGTGTGTCTGCATGCGGGTCTGCAGGACCTGGAACCGCTG GTGCTGCGATAAGCGGTTATGGACCCGCATCGACTTGAACCACTGCAAGTCCATCACGCCCCTGATGCTAAGCGGCATCATCCGGCGACAGCCTGTCTCCCTCGACCTCAGCTGGACCAATATCTCCAAGAAGCAGCTGAGCTGGCTCATCAACCGGTTGCCTG GGCTCCGAGACTTGGTGCTGTCGGGCTGCTCGTGGATCGCAGTCTCAGCCCTCTGTAGCTCCAGTTGTCCATTGCTCCGGACTCTGGATGTCCAGTGGGTAGAAGGACTAAAGGATGCCCAGATGCGGGATCTCCTGTCTCCACCTACAGATAATAGGCCAG GTCAGATGGACAATCGGAGTAAGCTCCGGAACATCGTGGAGCTGCGCCTGGCAGGGCTGGACATCACAGATGTCTCCCTGCGGCTCATCATCCGCCACATGCCCCTGCTCTCCAAACTCCACCTTAGTTATTGTAACCACGTCACCGACCAGTCCATCAACTTGCTTACTGCTGTCGGCACCACCACCCGAGACTCTCTAACTGAGATCAACCTGTCAG ACTGCAATAAGGTCACTGATCAGTGCCTGTCCTTCTTCAAACGCTGTGGAAATATCTGTCATATTGACCTGAGGTACTGCAAGCAAGTCACCAAGGAAGGCTGTGAGCAGTTCATAGCTGAAATGTCTGTGAGTGTCCAGTTTGGGCAAGTGGAAGAAAAACTCCTGCAAAAACTGAGTTAG